A window of Candidatus Pantoea floridensis contains these coding sequences:
- a CDS encoding GlxA family transcriptional regulator: protein MKTFLIIVPDGGMLFEAAGIADILMRANQHLPVGVDQQRYRVSLATTQSHQVIHGQSGLNLLADLKLADVDPRNAWDTIMITGRGDTAEEGNMVVDFIKLAAPQARRVVSVCGGAMLLAEAGLLDGRRATTHWRLLDTLQSRYPLVHVEGGPLYIQDGCMWTSGGVSSGFDLTLALVEEDFGFSVARDIAQDMVMYLRRPGGQMQFSRFHLQAPGGLGVIGELQRWIRENLADELAVEKLAERVAMSPRNFTRVFTRETGVPPARYVAEARLAAARERLEQSHDTLERIALATGFGSSINLRRSFERQLHLTPGEYRQRFHCRKLA from the coding sequence ATGAAAACCTTTCTGATTATTGTGCCTGACGGCGGCATGTTGTTCGAAGCCGCAGGCATCGCCGATATCCTAATGCGCGCCAATCAACATTTACCGGTGGGCGTTGATCAACAACGCTATCGCGTTAGCCTTGCTACCACCCAATCGCATCAGGTGATTCACGGCCAATCTGGCCTCAATTTACTGGCCGACCTGAAACTGGCGGACGTTGATCCACGTAACGCCTGGGACACCATTATGATCACCGGACGCGGCGACACCGCCGAAGAGGGCAACATGGTGGTCGATTTTATCAAGCTGGCGGCACCGCAGGCGCGTCGTGTGGTATCGGTATGTGGCGGCGCGATGTTATTGGCTGAGGCGGGTTTGCTTGATGGCCGCCGGGCGACAACACACTGGCGCCTGCTCGATACCCTGCAGTCTCGCTATCCGCTCGTCCACGTTGAAGGCGGTCCGCTGTATATTCAGGACGGTTGCATGTGGACCTCCGGCGGCGTCAGTTCGGGCTTTGACCTGACGCTGGCGCTGGTGGAAGAGGATTTCGGCTTCAGCGTGGCGCGCGATATTGCCCAGGATATGGTGATGTATTTACGCCGTCCTGGCGGGCAGATGCAGTTCAGCCGCTTCCACCTGCAAGCGCCGGGCGGACTGGGCGTAATCGGTGAACTGCAGCGCTGGATCCGTGAAAACCTGGCCGACGAGCTGGCGGTAGAAAAGCTGGCAGAACGTGTCGCCATGAGTCCGCGCAATTTCACCCGCGTCTTCACCCGTGAAACCGGCGTACCTCCCGCGCGTTACGTCGCCGAAGCGCGACTCGCCGCTGCGCGCGAGCGTTTAGAGCAGAGCCACGACACGCTGGAGCGCATTGCCCTTGCCACCGGCTTTGGCAGCAGCATTAATCTGCGCCGTAGCTTTGAGCGCCAACTGCATCTCACACCCGGAGAATATCGCCAGCGCTTTCACTGCAGAAAATTGGCGTAA
- a CDS encoding acyl-CoA dehydrogenase family protein, which yields MSQIELGWGADPSPRYEQLAERFRPVFQKIRAGAIERELTRQLPIEQIAWLKQSGFTALRVPESAGGLGATLPELFNLLIELGEADSNLVQSIRGHLGFVENVLNSGSSSYRAKWLARLGQGEIVGPAWSETGDARQSEFSTRIERHGDGWRLNGRKFYTTGSLYADWIDVGITDENGKGVSVTLARSAPGVTVLDDWNGFGQTLTASGTALFDNVLIGADDIKEEVHFRYSPAFYQLIHLATLAGIGRAQSGEVAQQVASRTRTYSNGNAPRAAQDAQILQVVGRLRGAAYSSGAIVLHAASAIQRAFDAHLSGDQERENQAVAIAELEVSQSLNVVSDLLLNASSTLFDALGASATLKPLALDRFWRNARTLSSHNPRIYKDRIVGDFAVNGTLPPEQWRIGVADKSAT from the coding sequence ATGTCGCAAATCGAATTAGGTTGGGGTGCCGATCCGTCGCCTCGGTATGAACAGCTGGCGGAACGCTTTCGCCCGGTATTTCAGAAAATACGCGCAGGTGCCATTGAGCGAGAGTTAACACGCCAGCTGCCGATCGAGCAAATTGCCTGGTTGAAGCAGAGCGGATTCACCGCCCTGCGCGTTCCGGAAAGCGCCGGTGGACTCGGTGCCACGCTGCCCGAGCTGTTCAATTTGCTGATCGAACTGGGCGAAGCGGATTCCAACCTTGTGCAATCGATTCGCGGACATCTCGGTTTCGTCGAGAACGTGCTGAACAGCGGTAGCAGCAGTTATCGCGCGAAGTGGCTGGCGCGGCTGGGGCAAGGTGAAATTGTCGGCCCGGCCTGGAGCGAAACCGGCGATGCGCGTCAGTCAGAATTCTCCACGCGCATTGAGCGCCACGGCGACGGTTGGCGGCTCAACGGCAGGAAGTTTTACACCACCGGTTCGCTTTATGCCGACTGGATTGATGTTGGCATCACTGATGAAAATGGCAAAGGCGTTTCGGTGACGCTGGCACGTTCCGCACCGGGCGTGACGGTGCTGGATGACTGGAATGGCTTTGGCCAAACTCTCACCGCCAGCGGTACGGCGCTTTTTGACAATGTGCTCATCGGCGCGGATGACATCAAAGAAGAGGTGCATTTCCGCTATTCACCGGCTTTCTATCAGCTGATCCATCTGGCGACGCTGGCGGGTATTGGCCGCGCCCAAAGCGGCGAAGTGGCACAGCAGGTGGCGTCTCGTACGCGTACCTACAGCAACGGCAATGCGCCGCGTGCCGCCCAGGATGCGCAGATTTTGCAGGTGGTTGGACGCCTGCGCGGCGCGGCCTACAGCAGCGGTGCGATAGTGCTGCACGCCGCCAGCGCGATACAACGCGCGTTTGATGCGCATCTGAGCGGCGATCAGGAACGGGAAAACCAGGCGGTGGCGATTGCCGAGCTGGAAGTATCGCAGTCGCTCAATGTGGTGAGCGATCTGCTGCTTAATGCCAGCTCGACGCTCTTCGATGCGCTGGGTGCATCGGCCACGCTGAAACCGCTGGCGCTGGATCGCTTCTGGCGCAATGCGCGCACCCTCTCCTCACACAATCCCCGTATCTATAAAGATCGTATCGTCGGTGATTTTGCGGTGAACGGCACCTTACCGCCGGAGCAGTGGCGGATCGGTGTGGCGGATAAATCGGCTACCTAA
- a CDS encoding ABC transporter substrate-binding protein — MRAKSIQRLIIPIMAALSCAALPINVSAAASSPTSSDGTLVYLHEQEPPCLWGGWVQQAYLSRQVFDYLVSYDKGQIRPWLASSWSESADRKTITFHLRHDVKFTDGDIFNADAVIANYPAWQKGIGWHGFTYMTGFTKVDDYTVALHLSEPNPEIYNVLANGHYGFQSPDSLAHNSSEQKCLRPVGTGPWKVARWVRGDGISFVRNDDYRWAPPNAHHNGPAYIKHLEWKFVPDATTRWGALVSGGADVIYQPPSAQWQALQQHYQTLSYVATGRPQAFSFNVQRGPFTDRRVRQAFAYALDRKQIVKTVFKGAVPYEGNGSLSKSTPLYLNVDDRYSLNIAKANQLLDQAGWTGRDAAGYRTKDGQTLDARLPFIQAIIDQEGALMLQAVQDQVKRVGIKLDLLPLTQTEGFAGARSRPADKEISFGYWVWPSPNILDIVYNHALNGAFNGNNTSFFNNPEVEAQILDAQREPDPQLRQQKFAVLQKWFDDQAIAIGGYNFTYNVAIAHHIRGLWQDEGNGLLNFNDAYFVQEKP, encoded by the coding sequence ATGAGAGCAAAGTCCATTCAGCGATTAATCATTCCGATAATGGCGGCGTTGAGCTGTGCGGCGCTGCCAATTAACGTCAGCGCCGCAGCGTCTTCACCCACCTCCAGCGATGGCACGCTGGTCTATTTGCATGAGCAGGAGCCGCCTTGCTTATGGGGCGGTTGGGTGCAGCAAGCGTATTTATCACGTCAGGTGTTTGATTATTTAGTCAGTTACGATAAAGGACAAATCCGTCCCTGGCTGGCATCCAGCTGGAGTGAATCTGCCGATCGTAAAACCATTACGTTTCATTTGCGCCATGACGTGAAATTTACCGATGGCGATATTTTTAATGCCGACGCGGTGATTGCTAATTATCCCGCATGGCAGAAGGGAATTGGTTGGCACGGATTTACCTATATGACCGGATTTACCAAAGTCGATGATTATACCGTGGCGCTGCATTTATCCGAGCCCAATCCGGAAATCTATAACGTATTAGCGAATGGGCATTACGGTTTTCAATCGCCAGATTCGCTGGCGCATAACAGTAGCGAGCAGAAGTGTTTGCGCCCGGTGGGCACCGGACCGTGGAAAGTCGCGCGTTGGGTACGCGGCGATGGCATCAGTTTTGTGCGCAACGACGATTATCGTTGGGCACCGCCGAATGCGCACCATAACGGGCCGGCTTATATCAAACACCTGGAGTGGAAATTCGTGCCCGATGCCACCACGCGCTGGGGCGCGCTGGTCAGCGGCGGCGCGGATGTGATCTACCAGCCGCCGTCGGCGCAGTGGCAGGCGCTGCAACAGCATTATCAAACCTTGTCGTACGTCGCGACCGGTCGTCCACAGGCGTTCTCCTTTAATGTGCAGCGCGGTCCATTCACCGATCGGCGCGTGCGCCAGGCGTTTGCTTATGCGCTGGACCGCAAGCAGATCGTCAAAACGGTGTTCAAAGGCGCAGTGCCGTATGAGGGCAACGGCTCGCTGAGCAAAAGTACGCCGCTCTACCTGAACGTTGACGACCGCTACTCGCTGAATATCGCCAAAGCCAATCAGCTGCTGGATCAAGCGGGCTGGACCGGACGTGATGCCGCCGGTTATCGCACCAAAGACGGCCAAACGCTCGATGCCCGCTTGCCGTTTATCCAGGCGATTATCGACCAGGAAGGCGCGCTGATGCTGCAGGCGGTGCAGGATCAGGTCAAACGCGTTGGTATCAAGCTGGATTTGCTTCCGCTGACGCAAACCGAAGGCTTTGCCGGAGCACGTTCGCGTCCGGCGGATAAGGAAATCAGCTTTGGTTACTGGGTATGGCCCTCGCCCAATATCCTCGACATCGTTTACAACCACGCGCTGAACGGCGCATTCAACGGCAACAACACCAGCTTTTTCAATAATCCCGAAGTGGAAGCGCAAATCCTCGATGCGCAGCGCGAGCCCGATCCCCAGCTGCGCCAGCAGAAGTTTGCGGTGCTGCAAAAGTGGTTTGACGATCAGGCGATTGCCATCGGCGGCTACAACTTCACCTACAACGTCGCCATCGCCCACCACATCCGCGGGCTTTGGCAGGATGAGGGCAACGGATTGCTGAACTTTAACGATGCGTACTTCGTGCAGGAGAAGCCATGA
- a CDS encoding ABC transporter permease: protein MSELTSAPQTSATRVEERAVPRRRSVALLRTLSVRIASALFVLWGTITVTFLVLSVLPGDRATILLNITSGQVIERTPAELAPINAQYGFDKPIVEQYLHYFWQLLHADFGFSFELQRPVVHIIAEQLLPTFTLAIAALLLAWMIAIPWTLLTAGRNRRLAAFGSAVETIMAGLPQYWIGILLLIVFAIALRWFPVVGGTSLLGTVLPAITLAIPLAGFIGHAIRGEFERSMQQPFVLSARARGMSLAGVRWRHVLRHALIPAITLSGWAIGNLLSGAVLVEAVFARPGLGNVLVNAVSNKDFALVSGIVILISFLYIVINLVVDLIYLIVDPRLRGRV, encoded by the coding sequence ATGAGTGAATTAACTTCCGCGCCGCAGACCAGCGCCACCCGGGTTGAGGAGCGGGCCGTACCACGCCGCCGCAGCGTGGCGCTGTTGCGCACCCTGAGTGTGCGCATTGCCTCGGCGCTATTTGTGCTATGGGGCACCATCACCGTGACCTTTTTAGTGCTATCGGTGCTGCCGGGCGATCGCGCCACCATTTTGCTGAATATCACCTCTGGACAGGTGATTGAGCGCACGCCGGCCGAGCTGGCGCCAATCAATGCGCAATACGGGTTCGATAAGCCGATCGTTGAACAGTATTTGCACTATTTCTGGCAGCTGCTGCACGCCGATTTTGGTTTCTCCTTCGAGTTGCAGCGCCCGGTGGTGCATATCATCGCTGAGCAGCTGCTGCCCACCTTTACGCTGGCGATAGCCGCACTGCTGCTGGCGTGGATGATCGCCATTCCCTGGACGCTGTTAACCGCCGGGCGCAATCGTCGGCTGGCGGCGTTTGGCTCCGCAGTGGAAACCATCATGGCCGGCTTGCCGCAGTACTGGATTGGCATCCTGCTGCTGATTGTCTTTGCCATCGCTCTGCGCTGGTTCCCCGTCGTCGGCGGCACCAGCCTGCTGGGCACGGTGCTTCCGGCGATCACGCTGGCAATTCCGTTGGCGGGCTTTATTGGCCACGCAATACGCGGTGAGTTTGAGCGCAGCATGCAGCAGCCGTTTGTGCTGTCGGCGCGGGCGCGCGGCATGAGCCTGGCGGGCGTGCGATGGCGCCACGTGTTGCGCCACGCGCTGATCCCCGCCATCACCTTAAGCGGCTGGGCGATTGGCAACCTGCTGTCGGGCGCGGTGCTGGTGGAAGCGGTATTTGCCCGCCCGGGACTCGGCAACGTGCTGGTGAATGCGGTCAGCAACAAGGATTTCGCCCTGGTCTCTGGCATCGTGATTCTGATCAGTTTCCTCTACATCGTCATTAACCTGGTGGTTGACCTGATTTACCTGATCGTCGATCCCCGCCTGCGAGGTCGCGTATGA
- a CDS encoding ABC transporter permease gives MTTHLTDYAGPQTQRAGWQLPVSVLLSGIVALFFIVAALTPGALATHDPFATDLYRALQAPSWANWLGTDDIGRDLYSRIIWGTRQSLLIGIGAMTIALFGAIVLGFSAALGPRWLAEPVNRLLEILLAFPTLLLALLFVALLGPSASSLLISVGIGTAPGYARLVRAQALQVKQSGYVEAARALGHPWHRLFIQHIAPNVFRPLFSLVALGIGQSVVWASGLSFLGLGVVPPSPEWGALLEAGKINVTVAWWLEVLPGIAIVLVALSFTQIGRYIQQRAEGEKR, from the coding sequence ATGACAACTCATCTCACTGATTATGCTGGCCCGCAGACGCAACGCGCCGGCTGGCAGCTGCCGGTTTCGGTACTGCTTTCCGGCATCGTAGCGCTGTTCTTTATTGTCGCAGCGCTAACGCCTGGCGCGTTGGCCACCCACGATCCCTTCGCCACCGATCTCTATCGTGCGCTGCAAGCCCCTTCATGGGCTAACTGGCTCGGCACCGATGACATTGGCCGCGATCTGTATAGCCGCATTATCTGGGGCACGCGCCAGTCGTTGCTGATTGGTATCGGCGCCATGACCATCGCGCTGTTCGGCGCCATTGTGCTGGGCTTCAGCGCCGCGCTCGGTCCGCGCTGGTTGGCCGAACCGGTGAATCGCCTGCTGGAGATTCTGCTGGCGTTTCCCACCTTGCTGCTGGCGCTGCTGTTTGTCGCCTTGCTGGGTCCGTCCGCCAGCAGTTTACTGATCTCGGTGGGCATCGGCACCGCGCCGGGCTACGCGCGACTGGTGCGCGCGCAGGCGCTGCAGGTGAAGCAGTCCGGCTATGTCGAAGCGGCACGTGCGCTTGGCCATCCGTGGCATCGGTTGTTTATCCAGCACATCGCGCCCAACGTGTTCCGACCGCTGTTCTCACTGGTGGCGTTGGGCATCGGACAATCGGTGGTGTGGGCATCCGGCTTGTCGTTTCTGGGTTTAGGGGTGGTACCGCCGTCGCCGGAGTGGGGCGCGCTGCTCGAAGCGGGAAAAATTAACGTCACCGTGGCGTGGTGGCTGGAAGTGTTGCCGGGCATTGCGATTGTGCTGGTGGCGCTGTCGTTTACGCAAATCGGCCGCTACATCCAGCAGCGGGCCGAAGGAGAGAAGCGCTGA
- a CDS encoding dipeptide ABC transporter ATP-binding protein, whose amino-acid sequence MSNNVIEVRDLNIWARAENAAPRHIVKNVSFALQRGQCLALVGESGSGKSVTARALVGLAGEQLQVQANTLSLHGEALLGRSESWWRWVRGSKVGFILQDALVSLDPLRPVGKEIAEALALHGWGNAASRQQKVQALLEEVGVPQAAYRASQRPGELSGGLRQRALIASAIALHPDVLIADEPTTALDVTVQAQVLEVLRQMLDRGTSVILISHDLAVVAKIADQILVMQGGAIVEAGTAQQVLQQPQHPYTQGLINAIPSEHTKGQRLSGSAPGAPAPAGVKSADVLLEARHIVKRFRGHSAVADVSFTLRRGETLGIVGESGSGKTTLSRIALALEAPDSGEVLFAGQPWSHASAAAQRAIRRQIAVVYQDPLSSFDPRWRVADILLDAIALDQHPATHTPRDRAISLLQSVGLGAEHLNQWPARMSGGQRQRVAIARAIATHPQVIVLDEAVSALDVTIQAQILDLLSDLQAQLGVSYLFISHDLGVIHHMSDRVLVMQNGEAVEQGAADEVFYRPRHPYTQKLLASLPRLAALEIA is encoded by the coding sequence ATGAGCAATAACGTGATAGAAGTCCGTGACCTGAACATTTGGGCCCGCGCTGAGAATGCCGCGCCGCGCCATATTGTGAAGAACGTTAGCTTTGCGCTGCAACGCGGTCAATGTCTGGCGCTGGTCGGTGAATCAGGCTCGGGAAAAAGTGTTACCGCACGCGCGCTGGTGGGATTGGCGGGCGAGCAACTGCAGGTGCAGGCCAACACGCTCAGTCTGCACGGTGAAGCGCTGCTCGGGCGCAGCGAAAGTTGGTGGCGTTGGGTGCGCGGCAGCAAAGTCGGTTTTATTTTGCAGGATGCGCTGGTGTCACTCGATCCGCTGCGGCCGGTAGGCAAAGAGATTGCCGAAGCGCTGGCGCTGCACGGCTGGGGCAATGCCGCCAGCCGCCAGCAGAAAGTGCAGGCGCTGCTGGAAGAGGTGGGCGTGCCGCAGGCAGCCTATCGCGCCAGCCAGCGACCGGGCGAACTCTCTGGTGGTCTGCGCCAGCGCGCGCTGATTGCCTCGGCGATTGCGCTGCATCCGGATGTACTGATCGCCGATGAGCCGACTACCGCGCTGGATGTCACGGTGCAGGCGCAAGTGCTGGAGGTGCTGCGGCAGATGCTGGATCGCGGCACCAGCGTGATTCTAATCAGTCACGATTTGGCCGTGGTGGCCAAAATCGCCGATCAGATTCTGGTGATGCAGGGCGGCGCGATTGTCGAAGCGGGAACGGCGCAGCAGGTGTTGCAGCAGCCGCAACATCCCTATACCCAAGGGTTGATCAACGCCATTCCCAGCGAACACACCAAAGGACAGCGCCTTTCCGGCAGCGCGCCCGGCGCGCCCGCGCCAGCGGGGGTTAAATCAGCGGACGTGCTGCTGGAAGCGCGCCATATCGTGAAGCGTTTTCGGGGGCACAGCGCGGTTGCCGATGTTTCCTTTACGCTGCGACGCGGTGAAACGCTGGGTATTGTGGGTGAATCGGGTTCTGGCAAAACCACCTTGTCACGCATTGCGCTGGCGCTGGAAGCGCCGGACAGCGGCGAGGTGCTGTTTGCCGGCCAGCCGTGGAGCCACGCGTCCGCTGCCGCTCAGCGTGCCATTCGCCGCCAGATTGCCGTGGTGTATCAGGATCCGCTTTCATCTTTCGACCCGCGCTGGCGGGTGGCCGACATCCTGCTGGATGCGATTGCCTTAGATCAGCATCCGGCAACGCACACCCCGCGTGACCGCGCCATCAGCCTGCTGCAATCGGTTGGACTCGGCGCGGAACATCTTAACCAATGGCCGGCGCGCATGTCGGGCGGCCAGCGTCAACGCGTGGCCATTGCCCGTGCCATCGCCACCCATCCGCAGGTGATCGTGCTGGATGAGGCGGTCTCCGCGCTGGACGTCACTATCCAGGCGCAGATTCTCGATCTGCTTAGCGATCTGCAGGCGCAGCTTGGCGTCAGCTATCTGTTTATCTCGCACGACCTCGGCGTTATCCATCACATGAGCGATCGCGTGTTGGTGATGCAAAACGGTGAGGCAGTCGAGCAGGGCGCCGCCGATGAGGTGTTCTATCGTCCGCGCCATCCCTATACCCAGAAGTTACTTGCCTCGCTGCCACGTCTGGCTGCGCTGGAAATCGCCTAA
- a CDS encoding NtaA/DmoA family FMN-dependent monooxygenase (This protein belongs to a clade of FMN-dependent monooxygenases, within a broader family of flavin-dependent oxidoreductases, the luciferase-like monooxygenase (LMM) family, some of whose members use coenzyme F420 rather than FMN.), with product MSRELIYNGFLHLTPNHHSHGYWRTPEGQVQYGYNQLDAYVKTVKTLEKGLFDTLFIADVVGVYDIEYGDGKTTISAGTQFPEPDPITILSALGLATENLGLVVTSNVIQAHPFSFARQISSLDEFTRGRIGWNIVTSYLSNGFRNYGYQDIVPHDERYEWAQEYLDVAYKLWELSWEEGAVLHDPATNRFFDADKIHKINHVGKRYRVEGPHIVEPSPQRSPVFFQAGNSDAGRRFAARNAEVTFLPSQTPDTARKDIAILNQDVVDYGRQPEDLKKLVMLSTVIGSTEEEAKRKQQYLFDNIDINALQGFYSGGSGIDLANIDPDTPLTELSRREEFSQHMRSKFRIAVDADYGQGRVLTWREYLIQHALLPGRFAGTPEQIADRVQQFADAGVDGFNVVPVTTLGWWDEWVEHVVPVLQKRGLAQKAYKPGTLREKIFGKESRLPASHPQRKLTLG from the coding sequence ATGTCACGCGAACTGATTTATAACGGATTTTTGCACCTCACGCCCAACCACCACAGCCACGGCTACTGGCGCACGCCGGAAGGCCAGGTGCAGTATGGCTACAACCAGCTGGATGCCTACGTAAAGACGGTGAAAACCCTGGAGAAAGGGCTGTTTGATACCTTGTTCATTGCCGATGTGGTGGGGGTTTACGACATCGAATATGGCGATGGCAAAACCACCATCAGCGCCGGCACGCAGTTCCCCGAACCCGATCCGATCACCATCCTCTCGGCGCTGGGGCTGGCCACGGAGAATCTGGGATTGGTGGTGACCAGCAACGTGATTCAGGCGCACCCGTTCTCGTTTGCACGCCAGATCTCCTCGCTGGATGAGTTTACCCGCGGTCGCATTGGCTGGAATATCGTCACTTCGTATCTCTCCAACGGCTTCCGTAACTACGGTTATCAGGACATCGTGCCGCACGACGAGCGCTACGAATGGGCGCAAGAGTATCTGGATGTGGCGTACAAACTGTGGGAGCTGTCGTGGGAAGAGGGCGCGGTGCTGCACGATCCCGCCACCAATCGCTTTTTCGATGCCGATAAAATTCACAAAATTAACCATGTGGGCAAGCGCTATCGCGTGGAGGGGCCGCACATTGTTGAGCCGTCGCCGCAGCGTAGCCCGGTGTTCTTCCAGGCCGGCAACTCCGACGCCGGACGTCGCTTTGCCGCCCGTAATGCCGAGGTCACATTCCTGCCATCACAAACGCCGGATACCGCGCGCAAAGATATCGCCATCCTGAATCAGGATGTGGTGGATTACGGTCGTCAGCCTGAGGATTTGAAAAAACTGGTGATGCTTTCTACCGTGATCGGATCCACCGAGGAGGAGGCAAAGCGCAAGCAGCAATATCTGTTCGACAACATTGATATCAACGCGCTGCAGGGGTTCTACAGCGGCGGCTCTGGCATCGATCTGGCGAATATCGATCCTGATACGCCGTTAACCGAGCTCAGCCGCCGCGAGGAGTTTAGCCAGCATATGCGCTCGAAATTTCGCATTGCGGTAGATGCGGATTACGGGCAGGGGCGCGTGCTGACGTGGCGTGAGTACCTGATCCAGCACGCGCTGCTGCCGGGTCGTTTTGCCGGTACGCCAGAGCAGATCGCCGATCGCGTGCAGCAGTTTGCGGATGCGGGTGTGGATGGCTTTAACGTGGTGCCTGTCACCACGCTCGGCTGGTGGGATGAGTGGGTTGAGCATGTGGTGCCGGTATTGCAGAAGCGCGGTCTGGCGCAGAAGGCGTATAAGCCCGGCACGCTGCGCGAGAAGATTTTTGGCAAAGAGAGCAGGCTGCCAGCGTCGCATCCGCAAAGGAAATTAACGTTGGGTTAA
- a CDS encoding multidrug effflux MFS transporter, with translation MDHASTRSQSFIVKSSGLPFILILSALMAITSLSTDIYLPAMPLVAQELHGDAELTITGFLIGFCIAQLIWGPLSDHFGRKVPLFIGLVLFVIGSVGCALSSDITQIVFWRVFQALGTCTGPMLARAMIRDLFARTRAAQMLSTLIVVMAIAPIAGPLLGGQMIKVTSWHTIFWLLAAIGCVMLILMCWLPETLPADKRVKASLTGAFSNYFALLKNRHFMRFTLCVAFYYVAAYAFITGSPFVYITYFGIDAQHYGWLFALNVVGLMAVSMVNRRLVHRYPLESLLKMAVTTATLAALILALSAKLAFGGILMIILPVFVFFSMNGIIAATSTAAAMDTVPTMAGSASALIGSLQYGSGIISSLLLALLSDGTPWTMAWIIALFTVASAVMALSAATVKSA, from the coding sequence ATGGATCACGCCTCCACGCGTTCTCAATCCTTTATCGTCAAATCGAGCGGTTTGCCCTTTATCCTCATTCTGAGTGCGTTGATGGCGATCACCTCGTTATCCACGGATATCTATCTGCCTGCCATGCCGCTGGTGGCGCAAGAGCTGCACGGCGACGCCGAACTGACCATTACCGGATTTCTTATCGGCTTCTGTATTGCCCAGCTCATCTGGGGGCCGCTCAGCGACCATTTTGGCCGCAAAGTGCCGCTGTTTATCGGATTGGTGCTGTTTGTGATCGGTTCTGTGGGCTGTGCGCTCTCCAGCGATATTACGCAGATTGTGTTCTGGCGCGTGTTTCAGGCGTTAGGGACCTGTACCGGACCAATGCTGGCGCGCGCGATGATCCGCGATCTCTTTGCGCGCACCCGCGCTGCGCAGATGCTCTCCACGCTAATTGTTGTCATGGCGATTGCACCGATTGCCGGGCCGCTGCTGGGCGGGCAGATGATCAAAGTCACCTCGTGGCACACGATTTTTTGGCTGCTGGCGGCCATTGGCTGCGTCATGCTGATACTAATGTGCTGGTTGCCCGAAACCTTACCGGCGGACAAGCGGGTAAAAGCGTCGCTCACCGGAGCGTTTAGCAACTATTTTGCCCTATTGAAAAACCGCCATTTCATGCGCTTTACGCTGTGCGTGGCGTTCTACTACGTGGCGGCTTACGCCTTTATTACCGGCTCGCCGTTTGTTTACATCACCTATTTCGGCATTGATGCGCAGCATTATGGCTGGCTGTTCGCGCTGAATGTGGTGGGGTTAATGGCGGTAAGCATGGTGAACCGGCGTTTAGTGCACCGCTATCCGCTGGAATCCCTGCTCAAAATGGCGGTGACTACCGCCACCCTCGCTGCGTTAATTTTGGCGCTGAGCGCCAAACTGGCCTTCGGCGGCATCCTGATGATTATTCTGCCGGTGTTTGTGTTCTTCTCGATGAACGGCATTATCGCGGCAACCTCCACGGCCGCCGCCATGGATACCGTGCCAACTATGGCGGGTTCCGCCTCGGCGCTCATCGGCTCGCTGCAATACGGCAGCGGCATTATCTCGTCGTTGCTGCTGGCGCTACTCAGCGATGGTACGCCCTGGACCATGGCGTGGATTATCGCGCTGTTTACCGTGGCAAGCGCGGTGATGGCGCTCAGCGCCGCCACGGTCAAATCCGCTTAA
- a CDS encoding TetR/AcrR family transcriptional regulator: MDKAMIVFRQKGFHAASMHDLGDAMGLTAGSIYKAFKDKRSLFLNVFERYLSVRNADLRQRLSRVTTGREKLAELLQFYLDSARAVEGRTGCLVVGSAIELQVLDDDLSQLVSEAVMRNKNFLASLLRLGQEDGSVSQKLDTDTAAGLILCIAFGMRVVGKIADVKDEPETIKLVMKLLD, encoded by the coding sequence CTGGATAAAGCGATGATCGTTTTTCGGCAAAAAGGTTTTCATGCTGCCTCCATGCATGACCTGGGCGACGCCATGGGATTAACGGCCGGTAGCATTTATAAAGCCTTTAAAGATAAACGCAGTCTGTTTCTTAACGTGTTTGAACGCTACCTTTCGGTGCGCAACGCGGACCTGCGTCAACGGCTGTCGCGGGTTACAACGGGTCGCGAAAAACTCGCTGAGCTGCTGCAGTTTTACCTCGATTCTGCTCGGGCCGTGGAGGGACGAACCGGGTGCCTGGTGGTTGGCAGCGCGATTGAACTGCAGGTGTTAGATGACGACTTGTCGCAGCTGGTGAGTGAGGCGGTGATGCGTAATAAAAACTTTCTCGCTTCTTTACTGCGACTCGGGCAGGAAGATGGATCGGTCTCGCAAAAACTGGATACCGATACCGCGGCAGGATTGATTCTGTGCATCGCCTTCGGTATGCGGGTAGTAGGCAAGATCGCCGATGTAAAAGATGAACCAGAGACCATCAAGTTAGTCATGAAGTTGCTGGATTAA